The following coding sequences lie in one Megalodesulfovibrio gigas DSM 1382 = ATCC 19364 genomic window:
- a CDS encoding chemotaxis protein — MAQTNILLEAGTNELEVVEFYLEEAGSDTGGESKTGKSASYRGYYGVNVAKVLEIIRMPNVTELPEASNSAILGAFNQRNNIIPLVDLSIWLGKQRAENEAPKVIVTEFNDSVTAFMVSGVTRIHRISWESVEPPNEYMAAMSDNSITGVVRLEDRIVFLLDLEKIVTDLNPALGLKLDEAIDWSTDIRYRAIVADDSGVIREMMRDLLEKAGFDVTAFTNGRDAWETLQRIAQAATEQGRPVRDFVHVLVSDIEMPQMDGHHLTKRIKEDPVLRDLPIMLFSSLITDKLRHKGEAVGADDQISKPQITELAQRARALIKSRWG, encoded by the coding sequence ATGGCCCAGACGAACATTCTGCTTGAAGCCGGCACCAATGAACTGGAAGTGGTGGAGTTCTATCTGGAAGAAGCAGGCTCCGACACAGGCGGCGAATCGAAGACCGGCAAGTCTGCCAGCTACCGGGGCTACTACGGCGTAAACGTGGCCAAGGTGCTGGAAATCATCCGCATGCCCAATGTGACGGAACTGCCCGAGGCGTCCAATTCCGCCATCCTGGGGGCCTTCAACCAGCGCAACAACATCATTCCGCTGGTGGATTTGTCCATCTGGCTGGGCAAGCAGCGCGCGGAAAACGAGGCGCCCAAGGTCATCGTCACGGAGTTCAACGACTCGGTCACGGCGTTCATGGTTTCCGGCGTCACGCGCATTCACCGCATCAGCTGGGAATCTGTGGAGCCGCCCAACGAATACATGGCCGCCATGAGCGACAATTCCATCACCGGCGTGGTGCGGCTGGAAGATCGCATCGTGTTTCTGCTGGATCTGGAAAAGATCGTCACCGACCTGAATCCTGCCCTGGGCCTGAAGCTGGATGAAGCCATCGACTGGAGCACGGACATCCGCTATCGGGCCATCGTGGCCGACGATTCCGGCGTCATCCGCGAGATGATGCGCGATTTGCTGGAAAAGGCCGGCTTCGACGTCACCGCCTTCACCAATGGGCGCGATGCCTGGGAAACCCTGCAGCGCATCGCCCAGGCTGCCACGGAACAGGGCCGCCCGGTGCGCGATTTTGTGCATGTGCTGGTTTCGGACATTGAAATGCCCCAGATGGACGGCCACCACCTGACCAAGCGCATCAAGGAGGATCCCGTGCTGCGGGATTTGCCCATCATGCTTTTCTCGTCCCTCATCACGGACAAACTGCGCCACAAGGGCGAGGCCGTGGGCGCGGACGACCAGATTTCCAAGCCGCAGATCACGGAACTGGCCCAGCGCGCCCGGGCGCTCATCAAGTCGCGCTGGGGGTAG
- the ispH gene encoding 4-hydroxy-3-methylbut-2-enyl diphosphate reductase: MDVKRARTAGFCMGVSLALHKLDRLLQQNGAQPIHTLGPIIHNPQVLEHYAARGVTRQDDPDALPRNAQVVIRAHGVPQAVEEHLRNRGVEILDATCPKVKRAQLLIQKQASQGRKLLLFGEPDHPEVVGLVSYAGPGCLVFQDLETLTALPVEPGQAYVLASQTTQDRRRFEDVRAWLQARLGADLPVLETICDATRERQDEAKALAETVDVMVVVGGFDSGNTRRLVDVAVAAGAPCHHVETADGLDPAAFAGRRLAGLTAGASTPKHIIDAVESRLRAFA, encoded by the coding sequence ATGGACGTCAAGCGTGCCCGCACCGCCGGGTTCTGCATGGGGGTGAGTCTGGCCTTGCACAAGCTGGACCGCCTGCTGCAGCAAAACGGCGCGCAGCCCATCCACACCCTGGGGCCCATCATCCATAATCCCCAGGTGCTGGAGCACTATGCCGCCCGCGGGGTGACCCGCCAGGACGATCCCGACGCCTTGCCGCGCAACGCCCAGGTGGTCATTCGCGCCCACGGCGTGCCCCAGGCTGTGGAAGAACACCTGCGCAACCGCGGCGTGGAAATTCTGGACGCCACCTGCCCCAAGGTCAAGCGCGCCCAGCTGCTCATCCAGAAACAGGCCTCCCAGGGCCGCAAGCTGTTGCTGTTTGGCGAGCCGGACCACCCGGAAGTGGTGGGGCTCGTGAGTTACGCCGGCCCGGGCTGTCTGGTGTTCCAGGATCTGGAAACCCTCACGGCCCTGCCTGTGGAGCCCGGCCAAGCCTATGTGCTGGCCTCCCAGACCACCCAGGACCGCCGCCGCTTCGAGGACGTGCGGGCCTGGCTGCAGGCCCGGCTGGGCGCGGATTTGCCCGTGCTGGAAACCATCTGCGACGCCACCCGCGAGCGTCAGGACGAAGCCAAGGCCCTGGCCGAGACCGTGGACGTGATGGTGGTGGTGGGCGGCTTCGATTCCGGCAACACCCGCCGTCTGGTGGATGTGGCCGTGGCCGCCGGTGCGCCCTGCCACCATGTGGAAACTGCGGACGGGCTGGACCCTGCCGCCTTTGCCGGCCGCCGTCTGGCCGGCCTCACGGCAGGGGCCTCCACCCCGAAACACATCATCGACGCAGTGGAATCCCGCCTGCGCGCATTTGCCTGA
- a CDS encoding tRNA dihydrouridine synthase: protein MTPPRPLPMGPGAPWLAPLAGYSDLAFRLLCREYGAAVCCTEMVSAKGLVYGSPGTREYLATLEAEAPVVLQLFGPESKFMLPALDLCLSKGFEWFDINAGCPVPKVVKTGCGAALVRDEDGRSRLLQMVRDMARQLGPGRLGVKYRLGWTTGDDVAVELACRLEEAGAGWITLHPRHATQGYGGQARWEAIGRVVQAVSIPVLASGDLFQPEDGVRCLEQTGAAGVMFARGALKNPGIFEGFRRLAGTSALPDVPLPHDSPQALAACIRRHASLAREHASSPAQFFRMRGFIPRYVKRLPEGGTLRRRLTLCKNWEELETIAAVIDALPAMEPVEPVEPVDLAEYMP from the coding sequence ATGACACCTCCCCGCCCCCTGCCCATGGGGCCCGGCGCGCCCTGGTTGGCGCCCCTGGCCGGCTATTCCGATCTCGCCTTCCGCCTGCTGTGCCGCGAGTACGGCGCTGCCGTCTGCTGCACGGAAATGGTCAGCGCCAAGGGCCTTGTCTACGGCTCCCCCGGCACCCGCGAGTACCTGGCCACCCTGGAGGCAGAGGCTCCGGTGGTGCTGCAGTTGTTTGGCCCGGAGTCGAAATTCATGCTCCCGGCCCTGGACCTGTGCTTGTCCAAGGGTTTTGAATGGTTCGATATCAACGCCGGTTGCCCCGTCCCCAAAGTGGTGAAGACCGGCTGCGGCGCAGCTCTGGTGCGCGACGAGGACGGCCGAAGCCGGCTGCTGCAGATGGTGCGGGACATGGCCCGCCAGCTCGGCCCGGGCCGGCTGGGGGTGAAATACCGCCTGGGCTGGACCACCGGGGACGACGTGGCCGTGGAACTGGCCTGCCGGCTGGAAGAGGCCGGGGCAGGGTGGATTACCCTGCATCCGCGCCATGCCACCCAGGGCTACGGCGGGCAGGCCCGCTGGGAGGCCATCGGCCGCGTGGTGCAGGCCGTGTCCATCCCGGTCCTGGCCAGCGGAGACTTGTTTCAGCCGGAAGACGGCGTGCGCTGTCTGGAGCAGACCGGGGCCGCCGGGGTGATGTTCGCCCGCGGTGCGCTCAAGAATCCCGGCATCTTCGAAGGCTTCCGCCGCCTGGCCGGCACGTCCGCGCTGCCGGATGTCCCCTTGCCGCACGATTCGCCCCAGGCCCTGGCCGCCTGCATCCGCCGCCATGCCAGCCTGGCCCGGGAACATGCCTCCAGCCCGGCGCAATTTTTTCGCATGCGTGGCTTCATTCCCCGCTATGTCAAGCGGCTGCCGGAAGGCGGGACGTTGCGCAGACGGCTGACCTTGTGTAAGAACTGGGAAGAGCTGGAGACCATTGCCGCAGTCATCGACGCCTTGCCCGCCATGGAACCGGTAGAGCCGGTGGAACCGGTGGACTTGGCTGAATATATGCCGTGA
- a CDS encoding flagellar basal body-associated FliL family protein has translation MADETQQKEKALLDTEELSTGEAQAAPDSDKVELDLDDAPFLDEEEEVAPEPEQPAVPAPAVDAAPARPSVLALLVERAREFLATKKGKIALGVAGTLLAGLVGLLLWSDSPPPPPPPAPPPPVEETAPEVELEPESTTGYDFIVSLEPFMVEYLQPNGTYRFLMARFSLATGSERVSFDVRNKLVVLRDAIFYYLRNKDMLFLSDTNNVAQLKKDLLSVINQYMAGDQLEVVLIEEYLIK, from the coding sequence ATGGCCGACGAGACTCAGCAAAAGGAAAAAGCCCTCCTCGACACCGAGGAGCTCTCCACAGGCGAGGCGCAAGCCGCCCCGGATTCCGACAAGGTGGAGCTCGACCTGGACGACGCGCCCTTCCTCGACGAAGAAGAGGAGGTGGCGCCGGAGCCGGAACAGCCTGCCGTGCCCGCGCCTGCCGTGGATGCCGCCCCTGCGCGGCCCTCCGTGCTGGCCCTGCTGGTGGAACGGGCCAGGGAGTTCCTCGCCACCAAAAAAGGCAAGATCGCCCTGGGCGTGGCCGGGACGCTGCTGGCGGGGCTTGTCGGCCTGCTGCTCTGGTCCGACTCGCCGCCACCGCCACCACCTCCGGCGCCTCCCCCCCCCGTGGAGGAGACTGCCCCCGAGGTGGAGCTGGAGCCCGAGAGCACCACGGGCTACGACTTCATCGTCTCCCTGGAGCCGTTCATGGTGGAATACCTGCAACCAAACGGGACGTATCGCTTTCTCATGGCCCGGTTTTCCCTGGCCACAGGCAGCGAGCGGGTATCCTTTGACGTACGGAACAAACTTGTTGTGCTCAGGGATGCAATTTTTTACTATCTGCGTAATAAGGACATGTTGTTTCTGTCCGACACGAACAACGTGGCGCAGCTCAAGAAGGATTTGCTTTCCGTGATCAACCAGTACATGGCCGGCGACCAGCTTGAGGTGGTGCTTATCGAAGAATATCTCATCAAATGA
- a CDS encoding FliA/WhiG family RNA polymerase sigma factor gives METSSSSGKNSFSTPEAWELLETGKLAWHDMDAPAKQRVVRHYASKIKYLALRLKAKLPRHVELGDIISSGTLGLMEALGKFNPELGIKFDTYAENRIKGAMLDELRRMDWFSRGLRHRVKLLEDHAKRFEYTHGRRPTEEELAQDTGLSEKDVRHGLEALQNQFCLDLDAIQDTFSSENRAHTENEPYHSTALQEVIDKVAGLIEELTPRERMVMSLYYGDELTMREVAEVMEVTEGRVSQLHSQAMTRLRSLFRKRYGQDFTM, from the coding sequence ATGGAAACATCAAGTTCTTCTGGAAAAAACTCCTTTTCCACGCCTGAGGCCTGGGAGTTGCTCGAAACCGGCAAGCTCGCCTGGCACGACATGGACGCCCCTGCCAAGCAGCGGGTGGTGCGCCATTACGCATCCAAGATCAAATATCTGGCCCTGCGGCTCAAGGCCAAGCTGCCCCGCCATGTGGAGTTGGGAGACATCATCAGCTCTGGCACCCTGGGGCTCATGGAGGCCTTGGGCAAGTTCAACCCTGAGCTGGGCATCAAGTTCGATACCTACGCCGAAAACCGCATCAAAGGCGCCATGCTGGATGAGCTGCGGCGCATGGACTGGTTCTCCAGGGGCCTGCGGCACCGGGTGAAGCTCCTGGAAGACCACGCGAAACGCTTCGAATACACCCATGGCCGCAGGCCCACGGAAGAAGAGCTTGCCCAGGATACGGGCCTTTCGGAAAAGGATGTCCGCCACGGCCTGGAGGCCCTGCAGAACCAGTTCTGCCTGGACCTCGACGCCATCCAGGACACCTTCTCGTCCGAAAACAGGGCACACACGGAGAACGAGCCGTATCATTCCACAGCGTTGCAGGAAGTGATCGACAAGGTGGCCGGCCTCATTGAGGAACTGACGCCCCGCGAACGGATGGTCATGTCCTTGTATTATGGTGATGAGCTGACCATGCGTGAGGTGGCGGAAGTCATGGAGGTGACCGAGGGCCGTGTGTCCCAGTTGCACAGCCAGGCCATGACCCGGTTGCGGTCGCTGTTCCGCAAACGCTACGGCCAGGATTTCACGATGTAA
- a CDS encoding MinD/ParA family protein, producing the protein MDERLPLVMSVTSGKGGVGKTNISANLAYSLARQGKRVILLDADLGLANVDIVLGVSPQRNLFHLFHEGATLEDILFPTPYGFSILPASSGVADMISLTTGQKLELLEAMDALEEHIDYLIVDTGAGINDNVLYFNLAVQERLVVMTPEPTSLTDAYALIKVLTLQHDVERFRILVNMAPSEKEAKEVYARLAKACDHFLAGVSLDLVGCIPHDPLVKKAVMRQEPVCSAYPDSQAAQSLQKLAKDIATWNPAANLDGNIKFFWKKLLFHA; encoded by the coding sequence ATGGACGAGCGGCTGCCATTGGTCATGTCTGTCACCTCCGGCAAGGGAGGGGTGGGCAAGACGAACATTTCCGCCAATCTGGCATACTCCCTGGCCCGGCAGGGCAAGCGCGTCATCCTGCTGGATGCCGACCTCGGCCTGGCCAACGTCGATATTGTGCTTGGGGTTTCCCCGCAGCGCAACCTGTTCCACCTGTTCCACGAGGGCGCCACGCTGGAAGACATCCTCTTCCCCACGCCCTACGGCTTCTCCATCCTGCCGGCGTCCTCGGGCGTGGCAGACATGATCTCCCTGACCACAGGGCAGAAGCTGGAACTGCTGGAAGCCATGGATGCCCTGGAGGAGCACATCGATTATTTGATTGTAGACACCGGGGCCGGCATCAACGATAATGTGCTGTATTTCAACCTGGCCGTGCAGGAACGCCTGGTGGTGATGACGCCGGAGCCCACCTCCCTGACCGATGCCTACGCCCTGATCAAGGTGCTGACGCTGCAGCACGATGTGGAACGTTTCCGCATCCTGGTGAACATGGCGCCTTCGGAAAAAGAGGCGAAGGAAGTATATGCCCGCCTGGCCAAGGCCTGCGATCACTTTTTGGCCGGCGTCTCCCTTGACCTTGTGGGCTGTATCCCGCATGACCCATTGGTGAAGAAGGCGGTGATGCGGCAGGAACCTGTGTGTTCGGCGTATCCTGATTCTCAGGCGGCACAAAGTTTGCAAAAGCTTGCCAAGGACATCGCAACCTGGAACCCGGCGGCGAACCTGGATGGAAACATCAAGTTCTTCTGGAAAAAACTCCTTTTCCACGCCTGA
- a CDS encoding flagellar biosynthesis protein FlhF, with product MRVKTFRGDSSASVLKRIKAELGADAVILSTRNFKEEGAAVCEMTAALEHDAASSARKMTPAATCGTHAAPGMAGSSPPPQEEVVAILTGGAGVGSWQQEWLKIREHLLTALKPQLPLQALAPRQRLALEYLEREGVDDAVLADLVAALHGKPACSVLVPLADMALVAPLDLAAGARQVLALAGPHGVGKTTAAIRLALQARRARPGGRICLVNADAQRAQSRMLLRQYAELAGLHYREIAPGEDATVLLEDCGVADLLLVDLPALSRGETMEQLMLRLGLRALEAVAPLRMLLALSPHYAPTQLRQFGRQYQTENMAGLLWTKLDEAYTFGNLVNTAHALGLPAVAFSASPGLQDDLTPASHRALWELLFKHRLPGAAQPQ from the coding sequence ATGCGAGTGAAGACATTTCGCGGTGATTCCTCGGCCAGTGTGCTCAAGCGCATCAAGGCCGAACTCGGGGCCGACGCGGTGATCCTCTCCACCCGCAACTTCAAGGAGGAGGGCGCCGCCGTGTGCGAGATGACGGCTGCCCTGGAGCACGACGCCGCGTCATCTGCCAGAAAAATGACACCAGCCGCCACCTGTGGCACCCACGCTGCGCCGGGCATGGCGGGTTCGTCCCCGCCGCCGCAGGAAGAAGTGGTGGCCATTCTGACAGGCGGGGCCGGGGTGGGCAGTTGGCAGCAGGAATGGTTGAAGATCCGCGAGCACCTGCTCACGGCCCTCAAGCCACAGCTGCCCCTGCAGGCCCTGGCGCCACGGCAACGGCTGGCCCTGGAATACCTGGAGCGCGAGGGCGTGGACGATGCCGTGCTGGCCGATCTGGTAGCCGCGCTGCACGGCAAGCCAGCCTGCTCCGTGCTGGTGCCCCTGGCAGACATGGCCCTCGTGGCGCCGCTGGATCTCGCTGCCGGCGCACGGCAGGTGCTGGCCCTGGCCGGTCCGCATGGCGTGGGCAAAACCACGGCAGCCATCCGTCTGGCGCTGCAGGCGCGCCGGGCCCGGCCCGGCGGGCGCATCTGTCTGGTGAATGCGGATGCCCAGCGCGCCCAGAGCCGCATGCTGCTGCGTCAGTACGCCGAGCTGGCCGGCCTGCACTACCGCGAAATCGCCCCCGGCGAAGACGCCACCGTGCTGCTGGAAGACTGCGGCGTGGCGGATCTGCTCCTCGTGGATCTGCCGGCCCTGTCCCGCGGGGAAACCATGGAACAGCTCATGCTGCGGCTGGGGCTGCGGGCCCTGGAAGCAGTGGCGCCGCTGCGCATGCTGCTGGCGCTGTCGCCCCATTATGCGCCGACGCAGCTTCGGCAGTTCGGCCGCCAGTACCAGACGGAAAACATGGCCGGCCTGCTCTGGACGAAGTTGGACGAAGCCTATACCTTCGGGAATCTGGTGAACACGGCGCATGCGCTGGGCCTGCCAGCCGTGGCTTTTTCTGCCAGCCCGGGACTGCAGGACGACCTGACGCCTGCCAGTCATCGCGCATTGTGGGAGCTGCTGTTCAAGCACCGGCTTCCCGGTGCGGCGCAGCCCCAGTAA
- the flhA gene encoding flagellar biosynthesis protein FlhA, giving the protein MANPLAQFKGPQIDYQRFAKQGDILLAGGVVVILFVMLVPMPTIVLDMMLSLSISLSMVVLITSMFMTSPMEFSVFPSLLLVLTMLRMALNVASTRLILLYGHEGVDAAGQVIKSFGEFVVGGSFVIGIVIFFILFTLNKTVIVAGTTRIGEVAARFTLDAMPGKQMAIEADLNSGLITEEEAREMRENIRKEADFYGAMDGAGKFVQGDVKAGMIITLINIVGGIAIGILQKGMTWQEAAETYTLLTIGDGLVSTIPSLIVSTAAGIIVSRSASKAKMGEEFIGQLAYNSRSLKLVAVVLFIFAMVPGMPTIPFLIFAVMMFMGAQMVSGGKGEGQPGGVDSKEAAKKLGKGGPALDTPEEVQALLPLDILELEVGYGLIPLVDEEQSGNLLTRIRSIRRQFALDMGVVIPSLHLRDNLQLKPGQYAVLIKGNEVASAEILIDHLLAMDPGDVKHRVPGVETREPAFNLPALWIPERQKEEAMLAGYTVVDPSTVIATHLTEVFKRQLHEFLGRQEVQGLLDNLGKSYPKAVEDLTPGVLNLGAVQKVLQNLVREGVSIRDLLTIVEALADYGHGTKDPDQLTEYVRERMSRTIVKPHLSQEGVLSIITLDNGAERMLQESLRRTDNGAFLALEPGTAHKLISKLNQAVDAAAAAEGQPVLLTTPMVRPHLAQLLQRFLPTLPVISQAEIPSDIKLNAVSTVGL; this is encoded by the coding sequence ATGGCCAACCCCCTCGCCCAATTCAAGGGTCCCCAGATAGATTACCAGCGCTTCGCCAAACAGGGCGACATCCTGCTTGCCGGCGGCGTGGTGGTCATTCTGTTCGTCATGCTGGTGCCCATGCCCACCATTGTGCTGGACATGATGCTCTCCCTCTCCATTTCGCTCTCCATGGTGGTGCTCATCACCTCCATGTTCATGACCAGCCCCATGGAATTCTCGGTGTTTCCTTCGTTGCTGCTGGTGCTGACCATGCTGCGGATGGCCCTGAACGTGGCCTCCACCCGGCTCATCCTGCTGTACGGGCATGAGGGCGTGGACGCGGCCGGGCAGGTCATCAAGAGCTTCGGCGAGTTCGTGGTGGGCGGCAGCTTCGTCATCGGCATCGTCATCTTCTTCATTTTGTTCACCCTGAACAAAACCGTCATCGTCGCCGGTACCACGCGTATCGGCGAAGTGGCGGCCCGCTTCACGTTGGACGCCATGCCCGGCAAGCAGATGGCCATTGAGGCGGATTTGAATTCCGGCCTCATCACCGAGGAAGAAGCCCGGGAGATGCGCGAGAACATCCGCAAGGAAGCCGACTTCTACGGCGCCATGGACGGCGCGGGCAAGTTCGTCCAGGGGGACGTGAAAGCCGGCATGATCATCACCCTCATCAATATCGTGGGTGGCATCGCCATTGGCATCTTGCAGAAAGGCATGACCTGGCAGGAAGCCGCGGAGACCTACACCCTGCTGACCATCGGCGACGGTCTCGTCTCCACCATCCCCTCCCTCATCGTCTCCACCGCCGCGGGCATCATCGTGTCGCGGTCGGCCTCCAAGGCCAAGATGGGCGAGGAATTCATCGGCCAGTTGGCATACAACTCCCGCTCCCTCAAACTGGTGGCGGTGGTGCTGTTCATCTTTGCCATGGTGCCGGGCATGCCCACCATCCCGTTCCTGATCTTTGCCGTCATGATGTTCATGGGCGCGCAGATGGTCAGCGGCGGCAAGGGCGAAGGCCAGCCCGGCGGCGTGGACAGCAAGGAAGCAGCCAAAAAGCTGGGCAAGGGCGGCCCGGCGCTGGATACCCCCGAGGAAGTGCAGGCCCTGCTGCCCCTGGACATCCTGGAACTGGAGGTGGGCTACGGGCTCATCCCCCTGGTGGACGAGGAGCAAAGCGGCAACCTGCTCACGCGTATCCGGTCCATCCGCCGGCAGTTCGCCCTGGATATGGGGGTGGTCATCCCTTCGTTGCACCTGCGGGACAACCTCCAGCTCAAGCCCGGCCAGTACGCCGTGCTCATCAAGGGCAACGAGGTGGCCTCGGCGGAAATTCTCATCGATCACCTGCTGGCCATGGATCCGGGCGACGTCAAGCATCGTGTGCCCGGTGTGGAAACCCGCGAGCCGGCCTTCAACCTCCCGGCCTTGTGGATTCCCGAACGCCAGAAGGAAGAAGCCATGCTGGCCGGCTACACCGTGGTGGATCCGTCCACCGTCATCGCCACGCACCTGACGGAAGTGTTCAAGCGCCAGCTGCACGAGTTCCTGGGCCGCCAGGAAGTGCAGGGGCTGCTGGACAACCTGGGCAAGAGCTATCCCAAGGCCGTGGAAGACCTGACCCCCGGCGTGCTCAATCTGGGAGCGGTACAAAAGGTGCTGCAGAACCTGGTGCGCGAGGGCGTCTCCATCCGCGACCTGCTGACCATCGTGGAAGCCCTGGCCGACTACGGACACGGCACCAAGGACCCCGACCAGCTCACGGAATACGTGCGCGAGCGCATGTCCCGGACCATCGTCAAGCCGCATTTGAGTCAGGAAGGCGTGCTCTCCATCATCACCCTGGACAACGGCGCGGAGCGCATGCTGCAGGAAAGCCTGCGCCGCACGGACAACGGGGCCTTCCTGGCCCTGGAGCCCGGCACAGCCCACAAGCTCATCAGCAAGCTCAACCAGGCGGTGGACGCCGCTGCCGCCGCCGAAGGTCAGCCCGTGCTGCTGACCACGCCCATGGTGCGGCCGCATTTGGCCCAATTACTGCAAAGGTTCTTGCCGACACTGCCGGTGATTTCGCAGGCAGAGATTCCTTCAGACATCAAATTGAATGCCGTCTCCACGGTGGGGTTGTAA
- the flhB gene encoding flagellar biosynthesis protein FlhB, with product MAQQDPSRTEQATPKRVKKARQRGSVAKSQEINKLVTMLAGYVALRLYAAYIWEDLLKVFRWFFSGFSTFELSAQSVHALVIMVCKELAIMVLPVVGFIGFMAWLVLRVQVGPLWAPKVFEFKLNRMLDIGKGLQRLFVDVQTLIRLGKSILQAVCIGAAIYWVIEGAMHNLLPLYYQEPDYLAGFMLETGAKVLLYALLPMVAIAAFDLWYTRHEYSENLKMTKDEVKDERKQAEGDPVIKARQKRKMLEFMQMRMLKQVPKADVIITNPTHFAVALKYDVSVAPAPMVLAKGADRMAQRIKEIGRENGVPIRENKPLAQALYKSVEVGDIIPEEMYQAVASILAQIYKTKANRGQPMGMGPAGATR from the coding sequence ATGGCGCAACAAGATCCGTCAAGAACAGAACAAGCGACACCAAAACGCGTCAAAAAAGCCCGGCAACGAGGCAGTGTCGCCAAGTCGCAGGAGATCAACAAGCTGGTCACCATGCTGGCTGGCTATGTGGCGCTCCGCTTGTACGCCGCCTACATCTGGGAGGACCTGCTCAAGGTGTTCCGCTGGTTTTTCAGCGGGTTCAGCACGTTTGAGTTGTCCGCGCAGAGTGTTCACGCCCTGGTGATCATGGTGTGCAAGGAACTGGCAATCATGGTGCTGCCGGTGGTCGGGTTCATCGGTTTCATGGCCTGGCTGGTGCTGCGCGTCCAGGTGGGGCCGCTGTGGGCGCCCAAGGTGTTCGAATTCAAACTGAATCGGATGCTGGACATCGGCAAGGGCCTCCAGCGGCTGTTCGTGGATGTGCAGACCTTGATCCGGCTGGGCAAGAGTATTTTGCAGGCGGTCTGCATTGGCGCGGCCATTTACTGGGTGATCGAAGGCGCCATGCACAACCTGTTGCCCCTGTACTACCAGGAGCCGGACTATCTGGCGGGCTTCATGTTGGAGACCGGGGCCAAGGTGTTGCTGTATGCCCTGCTGCCCATGGTGGCCATTGCCGCGTTCGACTTGTGGTACACCCGCCACGAGTATTCGGAAAATCTCAAGATGACCAAGGACGAAGTCAAGGACGAACGCAAGCAGGCCGAGGGTGATCCTGTCATCAAGGCCAGGCAGAAGCGCAAGATGCTGGAATTCATGCAGATGCGCATGCTCAAGCAGGTGCCCAAGGCGGATGTGATCATCACCAACCCCACCCACTTTGCCGTGGCGCTGAAGTACGATGTCAGCGTGGCGCCTGCCCCCATGGTGCTGGCCAAGGGCGCGGACCGCATGGCCCAGCGCATCAAGGAAATCGGCCGCGAGAACGGCGTGCCCATCCGCGAAAACAAGCCGCTGGCACAGGCTTTGTATAAGTCCGTGGAAGTCGGCGACATCATTCCCGAAGAAATGTACCAGGCCGTGGCCTCCATCCTGGCGCAGATCTACAAAACCAAGGCCAATCGCGGGCAGCCGATGGGAATGGGGCCGGCCGGGGCCACCCGGTAG
- the fliR gene encoding flagellar biosynthetic protein FliR, which yields MGLTPETVLSFLLTLFRLSVVLFLLPFFGGEKIPMPIKGALLIVLALAIWPYLHLPAVAFPAHPLSIMLLLLGELVLGLTMGLVVHFIFAAIQTGGQVIGFQMGLTMVNVIDPMSGQSEGVTAHFLWMVTMLTFLSLNGHLMLLKAVALTFEMVPPGGLLLTPGLAGQVLAASGQIFVLAVRIAAPIMVALFLVDLGLALVSRAAPQMNVLFIGFPLKIGVGFMFLGMLFTIMADFVQDFIGQMTRMYEGMFLLMR from the coding sequence ATGGGTTTGACGCCAGAGACCGTCCTTTCCTTTCTGCTCACGCTGTTCCGGTTGAGCGTGGTGCTCTTTCTGCTCCCCTTTTTCGGGGGGGAGAAGATTCCCATGCCCATCAAGGGCGCGTTGCTCATTGTGCTGGCCCTGGCCATCTGGCCATACCTGCACCTGCCTGCCGTGGCGTTCCCGGCGCATCCTCTCTCCATCATGCTGTTGTTGTTGGGAGAACTGGTCCTGGGGCTGACCATGGGGCTGGTGGTGCATTTCATTTTCGCAGCCATCCAGACGGGCGGGCAGGTCATCGGCTTCCAGATGGGGCTGACCATGGTCAACGTCATCGATCCCATGAGCGGACAAAGCGAAGGCGTGACGGCGCATTTTCTGTGGATGGTGACCATGCTGACCTTTCTGTCGCTCAATGGGCACCTGATGCTTCTGAAGGCCGTGGCGCTGACCTTCGAGATGGTCCCGCCCGGCGGCCTGCTGCTCACGCCGGGGTTGGCGGGGCAGGTGCTGGCGGCATCGGGACAGATCTTCGTGCTTGCCGTCAGGATTGCCGCGCCCATCATGGTGGCCCTGTTCCTGGTGGATCTGGGATTGGCCCTGGTGTCGCGCGCCGCGCCGCAGATGAACGTGCTGTTCATCGGCTTTCCCTTGAAGATCGGCGTGGGATTCATGTTCCTGGGCATGCTGTTCACCATCATGGCCGACTTTGTGCAGGACTTCATCGGACAGATGACGCGCATGTACGAAGGCATGTTTCTTCTGATGCGCTAA